The Pseudoalteromonas marina DNA segment CGATGACATTGCAACCATGAGTAAAATTGCGACAAAAAAAACGGCGGGTGTTTTAGGAGACGACTTAGCACTCAATGCACAGCAAGTAACGGGTGTGTCAGCCGACAGAGAGCTACCTGTTGTATGGGCGGTAGCAAAAGGGTCATTTTTAAATAAAGCCATACTTGTCCCAGCAGCTTTAATGATCAGCGTTTGGCTGCCATGGCTAATTACACCACTTTTAATTTTAGGTGGTTTGTTTTTATGTTTTGAAGGGGCTGAAAAAGTATTTGCGCGATTTTTACCTCATCACGATGATATTGCCGATGGCGACGAAACGCCTGATTTAGTTGAATATGAAAAGCAAAAAATAAAAGGCGCGATACGAACGGACTTTATTCTATCGGCTGAAATTATTGTTATTACGCTCGGCACTGTTGCAGGTCAAACATTGCTTAATCAATCTTTAGTGCTTTGTGTGATAGCCATTGTTATGACTATTGGTGTTTACGGACTTGTGGCTGCCATTGTAAAACTT contains these protein-coding regions:
- a CDS encoding DUF808 domain-containing protein yields the protein MAGTNLLTLLDDITALLDDIATMSKIATKKTAGVLGDDLALNAQQVTGVSADRELPVVWAVAKGSFLNKAILVPAALMISVWLPWLITPLLILGGLFLCFEGAEKVFARFLPHHDDIADGDETPDLVEYEKQKIKGAIRTDFILSAEIIVITLGTVAGQTLLNQSLVLCVIAIVMTIGVYGLVAAIVKLDDAGLYLVNQSKVSGSTVKEFIGKGLLAAAPRLMQFLAFAGTVAMFLVGGGILSHGIELLHHTQLNVIGYAQSMLGNIGEVLAPLIFDGLLGVVAGLVIVLFHVAYTRLFKTNK